The following proteins come from a genomic window of Theileria equi strain WA chromosome 2 map unlocalized gcontig_1105316255037, whole genome shotgun sequence:
- a CDS encoding Helicase associated domain HA2 containing protein (encoded by transcript BEWA_042290A), with protein sequence MDSSGGKKRKSRFSDSPGTGLFVVCKAENVTETQDAKRKAPLGSEPIPEKAPTEETEPRTNRWTNLPYSNRYYEILEQRKRLPAWQARKNFVKLVKRNQILILVGETGSGKTTQMSQFALEAGLSGFRTIGITQPRRVAAMSVATRVAQEMDVELGQTVGYSIRFEDRCSDKTLLKFMTDGMLLKEAMSDPLLSRYGMIVLDEAHERTIATDVLFGLMKNISKRRPDLKIVVMSATLEAKKFQAYFGGCDVLKIPGSMHPVEIYYTAAPERDYLEAAVRTVVNIHISEPEGDILLFLTGEEEIENAKKAIEVALAKKDVPCSYLTILPLYSSLPPSQQQKVFEPVDGRKCVIATNIAETSITIDGIVYVIDPGFSKQKVYNPRARVESLLVSPISKASAQQRAGRAGRTKPGKCFRLYTESAFNTELIQQSFPEILRSNIASVVLSLKKLGIDDLVHFDFMDPPAPETMMRALEELNYLEALDDEGELTEKGTLMAEFPIEPQLSKVLVESKKYSCSSEVVSIVATLCSPNIFLRPKDSAEYADLAKSKFSAPEGDHITLLNVFNSYSKIHVQGLNYARQYCQENFLNPRSLSAAYSVKEQLDKIMVKHGLMGTSTKDRNFVQIRKVLLCGFFQQVAVRSSRGHYLTVKDSQVVSLHPSSTLQNGVQWVFYHEFIHTSKNFIRTVTHIQGEWLLDIAPHYFNLEEMPRGEAKDAIRSLFNSKGIY encoded by the coding sequence atggaCTCCTCGGGGGGAAAGAAGCGGAAGTCCCGATTTAGCGATTCTCCTGGtacaggtttgtttgtTGTTTGTAAAGCAGAAAATGTTACAGAGACGCAAGACGCAAAGAGGAAGGCCCCTTTGGGGTCGGAGCCTATCCCAGAAAAAGCGCCCACCGAAGAAACTGAACCAAGAACAAACCGCTGGACAAATTTACCATACTCAAATCGCTATTATGAGATTTTGGAGCAGCGGAAACGACTGCCAGCATGGCAAGCTCGCAAAAATTTCGTAAAGTTGGTCAAGAGGAACCAGATTCTGATCCTAGTTGGTGAAACTGGTAGTGGTAAGACCACACAAATGTCACAGTTTGCCCTGGAAGCCGGATTATCTGGGTTTCGCACAATTGGAATCACACAGCCCAGAAGGGTTGCTGCAATGTCCGTCGCTACTAGAGTTGCCCAGGAAATGGACGTTGAACTCGGCCAAACAGTCGGTTATTCCATCAGATTCGAGGATAGATGCTCAGACAAAACTCTACTAAAGTTCATGACTGATGGTATGTTGCTGAAGGAAGCAATGAGTGATCCGCTCTTGTCACGGTATGGGATGATTGTTTTGGATGAAGCTCACGAACGAACAATCGCAACCGATGTATTATTCGGTCTCATGAAGAACATTTCAAAAAGAAGACCTGATCTGAAAATTGTTGTAATGTCTGCCACTCTGGAGGCAAAGAAATTTCAGGCTTACTTTGGTGGATGTgatgttttaaaaataccTGGATCAATGCATCCCGTAGAGATTTATTACACGGCTGCTCCGGAACGTGATTATCTGGAAGCTGCTGTGCGTACCGTTGTcaatatacacatttctgAACCAGAGGGTGATATCCTCTTGTTTTTGACGggagaagaagagattGAAAATGCAAAGAAAGCGATAGAAGTTGCTCTGGCTAAAAAGGATGTCCCATGTTCATATCTAACAATTTTGCCGCTTTATTCATCACTACCTCCCAGTCAACAACAGAAAGTTTTTGAACCTGTAGATGGACGTAAATGTGTAATCGCAACAAACATTGCAGAAACTTCTATTACTATTGATGGAATTGTTTATGTAATTGACCCTGGATTTTCTAAACAGAAGGTTTATAATCCGAGAGCTCGCGTAGAATCTCTGCTAGTATCCCCAATTTCAAAAGCCTCTGCGCAGCAACGTGCTGGAAGAGCGGGAAGAACAAAGCCAGGAAAATGCTTCCGTTTGTATACGGAGTCTGCATTTAATACGGAACTCATTCAACAgtcatttccagaaatattAAGATCAAACATTGCTAGTGTCGTGCTAAGTTTAAAAAAATTGGGTATTGATGACCTTGTACACTTTGATTTCATGGATCCTCCTGCTCCAGAAACTATGATGAGAGCCTTAGAAGAGCTGAACTACTTGGAAGCGCTGGACGATGAAGGTGAACTAACTGAAAAGGGAACTCTCATGGCAGAATTTCCAATTGAACCGCAGCTTTCTAAAGTTTTGGTTGAATCTAAAAAGTATTCTTGTTCCTCTGAGGTTGTGTCAATAGTAGCAACATTATGTTCTCCTAATATATTTTTGAGGCCCAAGGATAGTGCAGAATACGCCGATTTAGCAAAGTCAAAATTTTCTGCACCAGAAGGGGATCACATAACTTTATTGAATGTGTTTAACAGCTACTCTAAGATCCATGTTCAAGGATTAAATTATGCACGGCAATATTGCCAAGAAAACTTTTTGAATCCACGCTCACTTTCTGCTGCATATTCCGTTAAGGAGCAACTTGACAAAATCATGGTAAAGCATGGTTTGATGGGAACTTCAACCAAAGATCGCAATTTTGTACAAATTAGAAAGGTTTTGCTCTGTGGATTCTTCCAGCAGGTTGCTGTTAGGAGTTCGCGTGGACACTACTTGACCGTAAAGGACTCTCAAGTTGTATCTTTACACCCTTCCAGTACGTTGCAGAATGGTGTTCAGTGGGTTTTTTACCATGAGTTTATTCATACCAGCAAGAACTTTATTCGCACAGTAACTCATATTCAGGGTGAATGGTTACTTGATATAGCCCCTCATTATTTTAATTTGGAAGAAATGCCACGTGGCGAAGCTAAAGATGCTATTAGGAGTCTCTTTAACTCGAAAGGGATATATTGA
- a CDS encoding uncharacterized protein (encoded by transcript BEWA_042300A) has protein sequence MANSTTSYRSINYCGCFGRSLESLRFNWKRRRYLWRASFFYNLVSWILVVGIILTFVFHYLITGFSFFVNYSCSSRSIHMISLFIITLTITTGILLILSIFLARMCNMFSNYALSHFMSTGKWLDCFGCTVKWFPWLSAVLMWLWLIIQFSSLIWVFVNSRQWCERRFDESAVNAVKNCRFIITGSLPCKLDLEAFNHHEIRECNHPDYLIKRKMIALALSDNGSSCNIEDTAVCNAFKDLIEEKDVNWNQPALTGCLGKVPSDMNDFIDEKNSSDLYKYILLFNITWSVVLVLIVALFYFIKSVTIFDAIIYQPKDPSDNIMIKMVRPFTPWTN, from the exons ATGGCAAATTCCACGACATCGTACCGCAGTATCAACTACTGCGGTTGTTTTGGAAGAAGTTTGGAGTCCCTTAGGTTCAACTGGAAAAGGAGGAGATACCTATGGAGAGCAAGTTTCTTTTACAATCTGGTGAGCTGGATCCTAGTCGTAG GGATTATTTTGACCTTTGTGTTTCACTATTTGATCACTGGGTTCAGTTTCTTTGTTAACTATAGCTGTTCCTCAAGGAGTATACACATGATTAGCTTGTTTATAATCACCTTGACGATAACTACAG GAATTTTGCTCATTTTGTCAATTTTTCTAGCTAGGATGTGTAACATGTTCTCCAACTATGCACTGAGTCATTTCATGTCTACTGGAAAGTGGCTTGATTGCTTTGGTTGTACTGTGAAATGGTTCCCTTGGCTTTCCGCGGTGCTGATGTGGTTATGGCTAATAATCCAATTTTCAAGTCTCATTTGGGTATTTGTAAACTCTAGACAATGGTGTGAACGCCGTTTTGATGAATCTGCTGTAAATGCTGTCAAGAATTGTAGATTCATCATAACCGGATCTCTAC CATGCAAACTCGATTTGGAGGCATTCAATCATCATGAAATAAGGGAATGCAACCATCCAGATTACCTAATAAAGAGAAAAATGATAGCACTGGCACTTTCGGACAATGGCTCATCGTGCAATATCGAGGACACAGCGGTCTGTAACGCTTTCAAGGACTTAATTGAGGAGAAAG ATGTTAACTGGAACCAGCCTGCCTTGACGGGATGTTTGGGAAAAGTTCCCTCAGACATGAACGATTTTATAGACGAAAAGAACTCTAGTGATTTGTACAAGTACATTCTGCTGTTTAACATCACATGGTCAGTAGTATTAGTGCTCATTGTAGCGCtattttattttattaaaaGCGTGACTATATTCGACGCTATCATTTATCAACCAAAGGATCCATCCGATAATATCatgataaaaatggttAGACCATTTACTCCTTGGACTAATTAA
- a CDS encoding hypothetical protein (encoded by transcript BEWA_042310A), protein MDNLDEPSDCRASTDQAVEKYTQLSRKIVSLKKKWELCIFQVTLENEPENISIKKQLSRFNRLIRSTMQYLKPKDCKFQLMPSIKPLGTTLFHQLCSEFRENDKFVKCVYTLTIRWWFCWRFSLHLSLFPYLGTLKIIDTLTMQDMFRCCIIFCLEFIQSLKQLLSILLCYWRHMMN, encoded by the coding sequence ATGGACAATCTGGATGAACCGTCGGATTGTCGTGCCTCAACAGACCAAGCCGTAGAGAAATATACTCAATTAAGCAGGAAGATAGTATcgctgaagaagaaatgggaactttgtatatttcaGGTGACCCTTGAGAATGAGCCAGAaaacatttccatcaaGAAGCAATTGTCGCGTTTTAACCGACTGATTCGCTCAACAATGCAATATTTGAAGCCAAAGGATTGTAAGTTTCAACTTATGCCCTCCATAAAACCTTTAGGTACTACCCTGTTCCATCAGCTATGTTCTGAGTTTAGAGAAAATGACAAATTCgtaaaatgtgtatacACACTCACCATTCGCTGGTGGTTTTGCTGGAGATTCAGTCTTCACCTATCGCTATTTCCCTATCTAGGtactttaaaaattattgACACACTAACCATGCAGGATATGTTCCGATGCTGTATAATATTCTGCTTGGAATTCATACAGTCTTTGAAACAGCTGTTAAGTATACTCTTATGTTATTGGAGACACATGATGAATTGA
- a CDS encoding conserved hypothetical protein (encoded by transcript BEWA_042320A): MFLDPLLKFTNVAIKLDDNVESCSGELLNLLPKFSKVGITDVDNKICKEFSSFITQFALLPSSKDLDSESIKLCVHDTLEIIWKNIIKTIHDGYKNECKCSGNMLVPLFDLYAFALFKGESTMEPLTFNANLGRVYGLFAKWILEKNNLSKVESSIIERVKSSSIDPDVLSNIQTHVDQCHVTRFTQNISIKKEDGKSVETFNVGIGDSIIIRSFGTVFSSAVQFCREYNFIPPEMLLLSASFLKIEDSKVSFLENYQDLDVLKTGDDCDTTLYSQLITSDIGREVISREFGETRCYVSNLCLPDIDTEHKSGLCPCFYKMYESIALAAGHSLETGKLSFIVSTNDKIVKKTSVKFVLSRDFASHILNRVKIALDKKKTCISNISIHVKGLSENICKDVEFLKSTSPLVPALISLATVMDDSVYIDTEDSNKGLIRVLLRFRNSIDTKLPKNAWNILAKLLYMEISTDSKMALEYGNEQLSLYRTLLIRYLLQIAILQSNYSYKFKIGKRGLDISISFVRRLFRLLSFRINRNFMNKEQFVRFLKTRAITKRPKYSEDTEEDEDSDDIYDDWTVFGLLEYSPTHVLRKELLPKSFKTEDIGVEPYTHHNSSYTSDFYFFDVIYELFGIIRFSFEFEYNIIDNYMSHFFTLLCSKSDDFMDEFNRDVLNSSIIRAIFRTNEYGEKVDNENLVHSFGIVSKPNKTLEILGLLETKDRFTKRRIPDPEPIVGSLVLSNNRFKRQEFYRVSSRIIDAITRYANIAFISRALCIWNSSLPIDSVSSVKSHKIASARSTFTILILRIITVFLNNVGDVCDLISIEPLVSAINVIFINLELIHKRQEFKDYAEIISSDSSEYSNSGCMSVDLKSEVFEDKCVTSEPDKSDHVLGVSVENLDDFNVQVLDNWKRNKLVNKILIHNKRKLLREQRYLEANLLLHVSHTFVRIINNVVLELSHTLLDVDQGFLSKLGTKQSQEYHQTFVISCTGEDLEIYNNVLELLSLIYETIVTISRLCVIISFNSIHSKHDEHLEQTKNLHGYFDNKTVELIREIGILKKKAKLEIDRIFSIQLQETLSELPTQADCNSSDDLDDFIDFETDKHLSMLTYKDNVFKRPRNGGAETRLNNVRLRSEWECMIRTYLT; this comes from the exons ATGTTCCTAGATCcacttttaaaatttacaaatgtaGCCATTAAGCTTGATGATAATGTAGAGTCGTGCAGCGGTGAATTGCTGAATCTCCTACCCAAGTTTTCAAAGGTTGGAATTACTGATGTAGATAACAAGATATGTAAGGAGTTTTCCAGCTTTATAACACAATTTGCATTGCTACCTTCATCAAAGGATCTGGATTCAGAAAGCATAAAACTTTGTGTCCATGACACATTGGAAATTATATGGAAGAACATTATAAAAACGATACatgatggatataaaaatgagtGTAAATGCAGTGGTAATATGCTAGTACCGTTATTTGATCTTTATGCGTTTGCATTATTTAAGGGTGAGTCTACCATGGAGCCTTTAACATTTAACGCCAATCTCGGCAGAGTATATGGTCTATTTGCCAAGTGGATATTGGAAAAAAATAATCTTTCTAAAGTGGAGTCGAGCATTATTGAAAGAGTAAAATCTTCATCAATAGATCCTGATGTATTATCTAATATACAAACTCATGTTGATCAATGCCATGTTACCCGTTTCactcaaaatatttcaatCAAAAAAGAAGATGGCAAGAGTGTTGAAACTTTTAATGTAGGAATTGGAGACAGTATAATCATACGTTCATTCGGTACAGTCTTCTCTAGTGCAGTGCAATTTTGCAGAGAATACAATTTTATCCCTCCAGAAATGTTGCTGTTATCGGCATCTTTCCTAAAAATTGAAGACTCTAAAGTCAGTTTCTTGGAAAACTACCAAGACCTTGATGTTTTAAAAACAGGGGATGATTGCGATACAACATTGTACTCGCAGCTAATCACTTCTGACATTGGCAGAGAAGTAATCTCTAGGGAGTTTGGAGAAACCAGATGTTATGTATCAAATTTATGTTTACCTGATATTGATACAGAGCATAAATCAGGGTTATGCCCatgtttttataaaatgtatGAAAGTATAGCTCTTGCTGCTGGTCATTCTTTGGAGACCGGTAAACTCTCTTTCATTGTCTCAACAAACGATAAAATTGTCAAAAAGACATCTGTAAAATTTGTGTTATCAAGGGATTTCGCATCGCATATTTTAAATCGTGTCAAAATTGCGCttgataaaaagaaaaCTTGCATTTCTAACATTTCAATTCACGTTAAGGGGCTATCTGAAAATATTTGCAAAGATgttgaatttttaaagtcTACATCTCCTTTAGTACCCGCATTAATATCTCTAGCTACAGTAATGGATGATTCCGTATACATTGACACTGAAGACTCTAACAAAGGTTTGATACGTGTGCTGTTACGGTTCAGAAATTCCATTGATACAAAACTtcctaaaaatgcatgGAACATACTCGCAAAACTACTATACATGGAGATTTCGACAGATAGTAAAATGGCCCtagaatatggaaatgaaCAGTTAAGTCTATACAGAACACTTTTGATAAGATATTTATTACAAATAGCGATTTTGCAATCAAATTATtcttacaaatttaaaatagGTAAAAGGGGCCTTGATATATCCATTTCATTTGTAAGAAGGTTATTTAGACTGCTAAGTTTTAGAATTAATCGCAATTTTATGAACAAGGAACAGTTTGTAAGGTTTCTTAAAACGAGGGCTATTACAAAGAGACCAAAATATTCAGAAGATAcagaagaagatgaggattctgaCGATATTTATGATGATTGGACAGTTTTTGGTCTTTTGGAATATTCGCCGACTCATGTACTAAGAAAAGAGTTGCTACCAAAGAGTTTTAAAACTGAAGATATAGGCGTAGAACCTTATACACATCATAATAGCAGTTACACGTCAGATTTTTACTTTTTTGATGTTATATATGAACTCTTTGGAATAATAAGGTTTAGTTTTGAGTTTGAATATAATATCATAGACAATTATATGTCACACTTTTTTACACTGCTGTGTTCCAAAAGCGATGACTTTATGGACGAGTTTAACAGAGATGTGCTAAATTCCTCAATTATTAGGGCTATTTTTAGAACAAACGAATATGGAGAAAAGGTTGACAATGAAAATCTGGTGCACAGTTTTGGAATCGTTTCTAAGCCTAATaaaactttggaaataCTGGGCCTCCTTGAAACTAAAGACAGGTTTACAAAGAGAAGGATACCTGATCCGGAACCTATTGTAGGATCTCTGGTGCTATCTAACAATAGGTTTAAAAGACAAGAATTTTATCGAGTATCCTCACGCATCATAGACGCGATTACTAGGTATGCTAATATAGCATTCATCTCTAGGGCGTTGTGTATATGGAATTCCTCTCTACCTATTGATAGTGTTAGCTCTGTAAAATCCCACAAGATTGCTTCAGCTAGATCTACTTTTACAATTCTTATCCTGAGAATTATAACAGTGTTTCTCAATAATGTTGGGGATGTGTGTGATTTGATATCAATCGAACCGCTAGTATCCGCTATAAATGtaatttttataaatttagaATTGATTCACAAAAGGCAGGAATTTAAAGATTATGCCGAAATTATAAGTTCAGATTCCTCTGAATACTCAAATTCTGGATGTATGAGTGTGGATTTAAAATCTGAAGTATTTGAAGATAAATGCGTAACTTCAGAACCAGATAAGTCTGACCATGTACTTGGTGTATCTGTGGAAAATcttgatgattttaatgtGCAAGTTCTCGATAATTGGAAAAGGAACAAACTGGtgaataaaatattaaTACATAACAAACGCAAGCTGTTGCGTGAACAAAGATATCTTGAGGCAAATTTACTATTGCATGTATCGCACACCTTTGTTAGAATTATAAATAATGTGGTTCTTGAACTTTCTCACACTCTGTTGGATGTAGATCAAGGATTCTTGTCAAAACTAGGAACAAAACAATCGCAAG AATATCACCAAACTTTTGTAATAAGTTGTACGGGAGAAGATCTTGAAATATACAACAATGTATTAGAGCTGTTATCACTTATATATGAAACCATTGTCACTATATCTCGCCTGTGTGTAATCATATCTTTCAACTCAATACATTCAAAACACGATGAACATTTGGAACAGACAAAGAATTTGCACggatattttgataatAAAACTGTTGAGCTAATTAGAGAAATTGGAATCTTGAAAAAGAAGGCCAAATTGGAGATTGATCGCATATTTTCAATACAACTACAAGAAACTTTATCCGAGTTACCAACACAAGCTGATTGCAACTCGTCCGATGATTTGGACGATTTTATAGATTTTGAAACGGACAAGCATTTGTCAATGCTTACATATAAGGACAATGTGTTTAAACGCCCAAGG AATGGTGGTGCTGAAACTAGGCTCAATAACGTTCGTTTACGAAGTGAATGGGAATGCATGATAAGAACTTATTTAACGTAG